ATCATCAGCACCTCGGGGTTCATCCGCGCCTGCGAGAAGTGCCGATCCGCGGCCGCATACCCTTCGTTGGCAGGCAGATCCGTCGGTAGATAGTTGCGGTCGTTGTAGTTGGTCCGGTATCCGGGCAGCGTCAGCAGACCCACCAGCGCCACCCCGATGGTGACGACCAGGATCGGGCCGGGCCAGCGCACGACGAGCGCACCGACCTTGCGCCACCCGCGAATCCGTTGCGTGCGCTTGGGTTCGAGCGTCTTCCCGAAACGCACCACCACCGAGATGACCGCGGGCCCCAACGTCAACGCCGCCGCGACGACGACCACCATCCCGATCGCCAGGGGGATACCCAGCGTCTGGAAGTACGGCAGGTTGGTGAAGTGCAGGCAGAAGGTGGCGCCGGCGATGGTCAAGCCCGACCCGAGCACCACGTGCGCGGTGCCCTTGTACATCGTGTAGTACGCATCTTCGCGGGACTCGCCGATAGAGCGGGCTTCCTGATACCGGCCGATCAAGAAGATCGCGTAGTCGGTGGCGGCCGCGATCCCCAACGTGACCAACAAGTTCGTCGCGAACGTCGAGAGCCCGATGAGCTTGAAATAGCCGAGGAATGCGACCATTCCGCGCGCGGCCGACAGCTCGAGCACCACCATCACGAGTGTGAGCAACACCGTGATGATCGACCGATAGACCAACAGCAGCATCGCGATGATGACGGTGAACGTTGCCCCCGTGATGAGCTGCATGCTGCGGTCGCCGGCCTCGTGCTGGTCCGCCGACAACGCCGCGGGACCGGTGACGTAGGCCTTGACCCCCTTGGGCGGCTGCACACTCTTGACGATCTTCTGGACGGATTCCACCGACTCGTTGGCCAGCGCCTCGCCCTGGTTACCGGCGAGGTAGACCTGGACGTAGGCGGCCTTGCCGTCGTTGCTCTGCGCGCCGGCCCCGGTCAGAGGATCGCTCCACATGTCCTGAACGTGCTCAACGTGTTTGGTGTCGGCGTCGAGCTTCTTGACGACCTCGTCGTAGTAGGCGTGCGCGTCCGCGCCCAGCGGATTCTGGCCCTCGAGGACGATCATCACCGAGCTGTTGGACTTGTACTCGTCGAACACCGCGCCCATGCGCTTGGTCGCGACCACCGACTGCGCATCGTCCGGTGCCATGGACACCGAACGCATCTTGCCGACCTCCTCGAGCTGGGGGACGGAGACGTTGAGCACCGCGATGATCGCGATCCAGCCCAGGATGATCGGCACGGCGAACGTCCGGATGAGCCGGGGGATCTTGTCCCGCACGGGTTCGTTGACGACGGGGATGGTGTCGGTGCGGGTGTCGTTGAACGTTGTGCTCATGCGGATTTCACCATGCAGAAGGTCAGGGCGTGTACGCCGTGGGTGATGTTCTCGTCCTTGACTTCGTCATCGATGGTGATGCGGCAACCGAGAGAGTTGCCGTCGCTTTGTGCCGAAAGGTTCGGGAAGACGGAAGGGGCTGTGGTGGACAGCACCAGCGTCCACGGCAGCGGTGCGCCATCGATCCGCTTCGGGTCGGCGGACAGATCCAGGTAGTTCACGTTGGCCTGGCTAGCCGAGCCGAAGACCTCGTATTTGACGACCTTGGGCTTGAACGGCTTGGACTCATCGAGCCGCGGACTGGTCATGACGCCGGTGTCGTGGGCGCCGAAGAACGACTTGACCCGGGTGACGGCGAACCCTCCGACCAGCACCACCGCCACGATCAACAGCGGCAGCCAGGCGTTGCGCACAAGTCTCGATATCTGCACCTAGGTGATCCCTTCCTCATCACGCGGACGTGACGCGGATCAGCGTTTGCGCGACTGGAGGTCGTGGACAGGCGAGTGCCCACAAGTCGCACCGATCAACAACGAGTTACGTCGATTGCTTTGGTTCGCGCGCGCGGGACCGCCGAACACGGTGAAAGTTGCCTAACCCCACTGCTGACGTCCCCGGCACCGACACCCGGCTCACCTTGTTGCTGAAGCCTCCCCGGGTACCGCCACCAGCGCATAGTACATGATGTGCATATCTTGCAGTGTATGCAACATTTGCTGGTGGTGTTTCAGGTCACTTCGAGAAGATGCTGTTCACCAGCGCGGCGGCACGCTCAACATAGGGCATCGGCGTGTCGGCGGTTTCACTCGCCTCGCCGCTGGCCCACCGTTCGAGGCCCGACCGCACCGCCGTCAACGCCAGCGCGGAAATCAGCGCGGCCATCTCGTCGTCGGGCTTCATGGCCTGCCGTCGGACGATGATGTCGGTCAGCTGATTCTGGAACCGTTCCAAATCGGCGAGGAACGCCGCCAGGACCGCGGGGGAAGTCTTGGCGAGTTCGAGCATGTGGGCGGCGTGTTCGCGCTGCGGGGGAACGTCGCGCAGGTGATGGGCCGCCAGGGTGATCAGCTCTGCCAGAACGACCGAGTACGGGGCGGGCCCGGCGGCGACGAAATCCTCGGCCAGCTCGGCGGGTATGTCCGAGGGGCCGTAGGCGAGCGCGGACTCCTTGTTGGGGAAGTAGTTGAAGAACGTGCGGGTCGAGACGCCGGCTTCGGCGCAGATTTCGTCGACCGTGACCTTGTCGAATCCCCGTTCCAACGTGAGGCGCACGGCGGCGTCGCGGATGTCGGCGCTCGTCTGGCGGCGACGGCGCTCGCGCAGCCCTAAGGGATTGGCCATACCCATATAGTTGCACGTTGTGCACAGTTTGCAGTCAAAAGGTGCGATGTTGGCGGTCGGGGAGCAAGGCCGGCCGGGGCTGTCCGGTGCGAGGGGGCTGTGTTTCTGGCTGTCGGCGGATCGCGCTATAACTGTTTTGGCACAACATCATTCATCCAGCCAGGGGATTGCAAAGACCGGATGCCGGGGGGTCATCCGCTGGGGGTCAGGGCGCCCCGCAAATAGTCGCATTGACTTTCGAAGAACTTCGCCGATATAGGCGCCTTGTCGGCGATCTGGTCGAACGCGTGAAACGCACCCGGCACGATCTCCTCCTGCACCGGAACGCCCGCCTCTCGCAGCCGTCGCGCGTACTCCAGACTCTCGGAGTAAAAGAGATCCAGCGTTCCCACGCCGATCCACGCCGGCGGCAAGCCCGACAGATCCTTCCGGCGAGCCGGTGCGGCCTCTGCGGGGTCGGCCCCGTTGAGGTACCACTGCCAGGCCAGTTGGTTGTCGGATTCGGTCCACATGATCCGCCTGGGGCCGTCGCGCCGGGCGCCGGTACGGTCGTCGAGCTGCGGATATACCAGCATTTGGAAGGTAATTTTGACGTCGGCACGGTCGTGTGCCCGCTGCGCCACCGCGGCGGCGAAATGGCCGCCGGCGCTGGCGCCGCCGATGGCGACTCGATCCGGATCCACCCATGGCTGGCGCGCCAGCCAGAGCAGGGCCGCGTAGCAGTCCTCGACCGGTATCGGGTAGGGGTGTTCGGGCGCCAGCCGGTGTTCCACTGCCGCGATCGCGACACCGGTGCGCTGAGACAGCTGGCGCAGGTACTTGTCGTCCTGCGCGGCGTGGCCCATGATCGTGCCGCCGCCGTGGATCCACAGCAACGCCGGTGCGGGGTCGGGAAGGCCGGCCGGACGGTGCAGACGGACGCTGACGTGTTCGTTGACCGCGGCCACCGGCACGGTGCGGATGCGGCCGGCATTGCCCATCAGGTTCATGATGGCGCGCTGCAGCTTCAGGCCCCGGTGTAAGGCGTAGCCCCGGGGCACGAATCGCGCCACCTTGCGAAGACCGGGATCCAAGACGTGGGGGGACGTGAAGGCGTTGTCGGGGAGCCTATTTGCCATCGAAGCCCTCTGTTCCCTTGCGCCGGCAGACATGCTGACCATACAGGACGGACGTAGTGTCTCGCGTTAATCACGCTGGCATCGGACTGCCGGTGCATTAGCCAAGTGGCGCAGCCCGTTTCAGAGCGTCTCGTCCTCGCCGTCGGTCAGTGCGTGCACGACGTGTCCGAACATCGTTTGTTTGATCGCTCCGAGCGTGCCCGGATCCTTGCCGCCCAATGGGCGCAGCTGGTCGACGGCCGTGTCGGTGACCGCGTCCGCCGGACAGGCGACGTCGACGATGCCGAACTGTTCTGCCTCGGGGCCGCTGAAGCGCCGGCCCGTCGTCATCGAGGCCACCGCCGCGCGAGGAGTGAGTTTGGCTTGGATGAGCGCGGCCATGCCGGGGTTGAAGGGGATGCGGATGTCGACCTCGGGAAAGCAGAAGTACCCGCGATCGTCGCGCATCGCCCGGAAGTCGTGCGCAATCGCCAGCATTGCTCCGGCGCCGAACGCGTGGCCGACCACCGCGGCGGCTGTGGGCATCGACAGGGTCAGCACGCGCGCCAGCAGTTGGTGCACCCGATTGATGTACCACTGGCCCTGGTCGGTGTGGGAGCTCAGCCAGTCCAAATCCAGCCCGTTGGAGTAGAACTTTCCGCCGGCGGTGGTGACGAGTCCCTGGGCGCCGTCCGAGATGGTTTGGTCGAGCGCATCATCAATGTCATCCAGAAATGCAGGGGAGAAACGGTTCTCGGCGTCGCCCAGGCGGATGATGGCGATCTTGTCATCGTAGTCCAGTTTCACAGCCATGTGTTTCCTTAACTCCATTCGTATTTCGTCAGCGCGGTGAGCCGCGTCGTTGCCGCTGAGGGGGAGGCCCGATCTCCAGCACGGCGCGAACGGCCGCGCGTAGATGCGCTCGCGCCGTGGTGCTTCCGAGGCGGTCTCGCCGGAGCAGCAGCGCGGTGGGCAGGTCGACGACGCAGCTGGTTATCGTGTCCACCGCTGCCGCGTCCTTGCGCTCCCACACCGTGATCGCAAGCCGCACCATCAAATCGACGAGAAGTTTGTCGAGGCGGCGCAATTGATCGGCGACATCGTCGGGAACATCGTTGGCGAGCACTTCCTCGCGGCGCACGCGCAACAGCAGCGTCGATGAGCTGGGATATCGCTCAGTGAAGACCACGGGCGCGTCGGCGGCGGCCACCACGGCTTCGACGGGACCGCCCGGGTTGGTACCGGCCCCGGCGTCGTCGACGAGCGCCGTCTGCACCGCCAGAAATCGCCGGCCCGCCCGCAACCACGCCTGGCCCATTAGCCCGCCGCGGGATGTGAACGTGTGGTAGACAGCGCCGTTGGAGACGCCCACGGCCGCGCCGACCGCCCGGATGGTCACCGCGCTCGGACCCGACCGCGCCACCAGGTCCTCGACGGCGTCGAGCACGGCGTCGGGATCGTGCACACGGGGCCGCGGCATGCGGTCACTATAACAGAGCATATGCTCTATTAGCGGCCGACGGGTGCCGGGACGTCAGTCGGTGCTGAGCCGCCAGTTGCTGGGCGTCATGGGCGCGGTGAGCGCGCCGCCGTACGTGTCATCGGCCAACCTCGTCAATCCCGCTGCCCGCTGCGTAGTGCCCGTTGCCGTGGTGGCGCCCAGCGAACCGGCTGTCAGATCAGAGCCCATCGCCGAATTTGTCTGTCCAGGAACACTTGACGAGGCCACACCCACCAATTCGGCATCTAACTCCGGATCTAGGAATTCGTAGCGGTAGCCGCGGTCGATACGAGTCGAAGTTTTCCGTCGGCGTCGCTGAGCGCCTTGCTTTTTCCCGGCGGGTGCCGTCGCGGTCGTGCCGGCTGCGGCGTCAGCTCCGGCGGGCTTTTGCGCTCTGGCGGCCTGCTTCGATTCGGCTGGCGTGCCAAGCGCACCGACCAAGTATGGGGAAATGAAATTCTGTGCGGCCATTGTGGTTTCGGGACCCATGACCGGCGGCGGCGGCGCAGGCCCCGCCGGGGACGCAGGAGCTGCCGGTGTGGCCACGGGCGCCGGGCTGGGAGCCGAGGTGGATAAGGGCGCAGAGCTGATGGTCGGCGCGACGCCCGCGGCCGGCACCGTGGGCACGTTGACGACGGGTATCGGCGCACCCGCGACCGGGACGGGAGCAACCGGTGTGGGAATTGCCGCCAGCCCCGCCAACCCGGCTAGTCCGCCCGCCGCTCCCATGGGCACGGCCACCAAGGGCGCGGTCAACGCCAGGGTATAGATCGGGTTGCTGAGGGCAAATCCGATCAACCCCACCGGATTGAACAGAATGAGCCAGATCAAGTACAGGGTTCGGTGAACGACAAACTGGGTGCCGAGCAGGATGACCGCCTGGAGGAACTGCACCGGGTTGCTCGCGTAACCGGCCAGCATGGCCTCTGCCCGCGGTAAGAAGGTTGCCAAACTGGGCACCATGTTCTGAAAAGAGTTGGGTGAAAAGGGATTAAATATCCCCGGAAAGATAGCCTGCCACCACTGCTCGGGGGTGGTGGGCAAGGTGGTCCCCATGCCGGGCATGTTGCCCATGCCGCCACCGTTCACGCCGCCCCCACCGTTCATGCCGCCGCCGTTCCCCATGTCCCCGTTCATGATTTGCGGAGCCACGGTGGTCTGCGGGGATGCGGCAACCGCCGTCGTCGAGACGGACTCATAGATAGTCATGGTGGTAGCGGCTTGGACCCACATGCGCGAGTAGTCGGCCTCGTTGAGGGCGATCGGGATCGTGTTGACGCCGAAGAAGTTCGTCGACACCAGCACCGCATGCATGGCGTGGTTGGCGGCCAGCTCACCGAGGGTCGGCATCGCGGCCAGCGCCGCCGCATACGCGGTCGCGGTGGTCTCCTGCGCGGTCGCGATTGTGGCGCTGTCGGCGCTGGCCTGCAGCATCCAGGCGACGTACGGCGCGTGGGCGGCCACATATTGAGCGGAGCTGGGCCCCTCCCATGCGCCGGACTGAACCCGTCCGAGTAGGGCAGCGAGCTCGTCAGCTGATGATGCGTATTCGGCGCTCAACGAGTTCCATGCGGCCGCCGCGGCGAGTAGCGGGCCGGGTCCCGGCCCGCTGGACAGCAGCGCCGAGTGAATCTCCGGAGGGAAAGCCATCCAGACCGGCGCGGTCATCGCCGGTCTGTCCGGTCGGGCGAACCTTTCGGCCAAATCTCGTCGCGGAGGGGAAGCACCGCTGGCTCCTTTCGACTGGAGCCCACCGCCACACCGAAGCTGCATGAACAATGCGGACACAGGGCTGAGAGGTGAGCCGCAACCCAAGTCTAGGACGACATCGTCCGCAAATGCGGATAAAATGCTGGCAAATTGCTGTAAATACGGAAAGTGACCCCAGCTGGCGACGGGCTCCAGCGGGTCGTGAGGTCGGATGGCGTCGCGCGCATCCGACACACATCCCGGCAAAGCGAACCGGGAATCCAGCTGCGCCACAACAGCATCCGCAACCGTGATGAATCGTGACAGCGGTTAGCTGTGTGGAGGGAGCGGGGCTGCGATGGGCCGATGCCCACGCGCGGGCTGTGAATGCTGTGCCGGTTAGCATCGAGCGGTCCGGATGTCGATGAGCGGAGGGGCTAGGGCGTTGGCTGCGATACCCGTCATCGCGCTCACCGGCCACCTCGGAGCCGGCAAGACGACGCTCCTCAACCACCTGCTACGCCATCCCGGCACACGAATCGGCGTCGTGGTCAACGACTTCGGTGACATCAACATCGATGCCGGTTTGGTGGCCGGCCAGGTCGACGAGCCGGCCTCGATCGCCGGCGGATGCATCTGCTGTCTGCCCGACGGAGGTGGGCTCGATGAGGCGCTGACCAAGCTCGCGGACCCGGCTCGGCGCCTAGATGCCATCGTCGTCGAAGCCAGCGGCCTGGCCGACCCCGTGGCGATCGCGCGCATCATCGGCTTCAGCGAGATCCGCGGGGTCCGCGCCGGCGGGCTTGTCGATGTCGTCGACGCGGTGAACCACTTCGACACCGTCGACTGCGGCACACTGCCGCCGGTGCGTTATGGCGCGGCGTCCCTGATTGTGGTCAACAAGCTTGATCAGGTGCCCGAGGAGGAGCGCTCTGCTGTGGTGCAGCGCGTCATCCAGCGTGCGGGGCAACGTAACCCGCGCATACACGTCGTGGGCACATCGGGTGGCCGGATCGACCCGGGGTTACTTTTCGACGCGGCGGCCCCGTCCGCACAAGTTGGGCAGCTCTCGTTTCTGGATTTGGTACCCGAGCATGATCACGACCACGACCACGATCACGACCACGACCACGCCGATGCCGTCACCGTGACCGGCGCTGGTTGTGTCGATCCCGATGCCCTGCTCGACCTTCTCGAACAGCCGCCCCCGCAGGTGTTCAGGATGAAAGGCATTGTGGCCGTGCGGGACCGCGCGACCGTCCGCGACTACGTCATCAACCTGGTGGGTAACGCCATCCACATCGCGAAGGCACCGTCGGGGGCCATGGCCAACTGCCTCGTGGCGATCGGGATGCATCTCGACATCCCCGCCGTACGCACGCGGCTCGATGACGCGCTGCAGCCTGCCTCGGGATCGGCGTCGGCGCCGGCATTGCGGCGGCTTCAGCGGTACCGGCGTCTCAGCGTGTGAGCGGTCATCCGGCAAGATACGTCGTGATGTCATCTTCGCTCGGCGACGTGCTCGCCACCTTGGAGCTCGACCGAGTCGACCAGTGGCTCTTCGTCGGGCAGCAACTTCCCGCGCCCGCCAACCATATTCTCGGTGGGCATATCTCGGCTCAGGCGTTGTTGGCGGCGAGCCACACCGCGCCGGGCCGAGTACCGCACAGTGTCCACACGTATTTTTTGCGGCCCGGCGACTCGCGTCGGCCAGTTGATTTCGACGTTGTCGACCTCCAAGAAGGACGGACGTTTTCGGCTCGACGGGTCACGGCACGCCAAGACGGCAAGATTCTGATGGAAGCCATGTCGTCGTTCAAAATCGCCGATTCCGCGCCCGCCCCGGGCGTCTACCAGCCGCCGATGCCAGAGGCTTCCAGCCCAGAATCCCTGCCGTGGGTTGCCCCGCATTTCGCGGAGTCCGACGAGAGCGCCCAGGGTCAGTGGGCGAGCCTACGTTGGTTCGAGCGCCGGATCATCGACACCGAGGTTGCCCCACCCGCACGCGCGTCCATGTGGTGGCGACCTGACGGGCAAGTTCCCGATGACCCGGCGCTGGCTGCCAGCCTGGTGGCCTACCTGTCGGCGGTGACGTTGACCGAACCGGCATATGCCGCGCGCGGCGGTGTCGGGGCTTCGGCGCAGCGTGACCATTCGGTATGGTTCCACGCTCCGGCGGTGTTGTCGGATTGGCTTCTCTACGACCGGTCCTCGCCGAGTAGCGCCGGTTCGCTGGCGCTGGCGAGTGGGACGATGTTCAACCGCACGGGCGAACTGGTGTGCACGGTGAAACAAGAGATGTACTTCCCGCCGCAGACAGCCTGATGCCGGATCGGATTCAATATCCGTGCGCAGCAAGGATATTCGTCACGGTGACGTTTCAGTCGCGGTAAGGTCGGCCGGGAGGAGCAAGGGGGCGCGCCGGGTCGGGGCATGCGGCAGTCCACCGCGTAGGCGCCAAGTGTGACGAACGTTAATCGGCAACAGTGACGGCGGTCATAGCATGGGTGACGGCAGAAGGGTCATCCTAACCGTTCGTTTGCGTATCTAATGGCTGGGAGTGCGATGGCCAACCTCGACTTTGCCTATGACCTGACCCTCGACGAGGCGCGTAGGCGCAGCGCAGTGCTCGACGCGATCGGAGACGACTGGGATCCCATCGCGGTGCTCGGCGAAGAACAAAAGGCCTACGACATGCTGTACTCGAATCTGAATGAGGAGCAGCAACGGGTCTACGACGAGTTGGTGCGCGCCGGCGTTCTGCCCGAACGGACGGCCGATCGTGCTGCCGATTGATCCGAGCGCCGACCGCGGTCGCCGTGCATGGCTACCTTGCCCATGCTGCGATCACGGCGCCACATGTGGCGATTGCCGAAGCAGTCGGAACTGCGATACACACTGGCAGTATCTCCTGAGCAACAAGGGCACGCTCGTGCACCTGCAGTGCTCAGATTGCGGCCATCTCTGGTCGACCGACACCCATCGGCGTACCCGCCCGACGCGGTGGGGGTTCAAAGCGAACTAGTGCCTGGGGTGCGCCTGCATCTCAATAGCCCTGTGCCGCAGTGTGATTCGTCACAGTGACGTATTCGCGGCGATAGGCGGGAAGGCGGGGGATGGGGTTCGCGGGGCCCGGCTCGGGTTATTCGCCGGGGCGCAGTCAGGTAAGTCGTCTTGCTGGCGAAGTGGATCGGTGAAGCACGGCGTGCTCGACGCGTGGACGTGGGTGGCCCTCGGCGACAGGGAACGGCGGCAGGGGTTGGGCCCGTACGGCAGACCGAAAGCGGCAGTGCTCCATATCAATTCGTCACTGTGACGTATTCGTGCTTGCGTCCGCCCGTGAAAGGCGGGCGGGTAAGCGACGGCCCGTTGCGCGCACCCGGCCCATGTGATGAGGGGTGCCACGTCGATCGCGTGCCACCGGCATGGCGCCGTGTTGTCCGGACGGTGGGTATCCGCGCGATCGTAGGGCGGGGCTGAGCCGAGGTGCCGCCGACGGCATAGACCCTGTTGTCACTGCTCAGTGGCTCGAACTCGGTATTAGCGTTTGCCGATAAGCAACATTATGTCAGATAAGGTACGCCGTTTTCATCTGATGAATCACGGCCGTTCCGAGCGGCCCTCACCCGCAGCTCTGGGTCGAGTCGCCCAAAGCGCCTCGACGCCAACGGGTTTAGTGGATTGCGCCACGTGGTCGTGGACGCCGGCCATCGTCGAGGAATTCTTCGCCGACCTCCGCGGCATCAAAGGGCGCGCGCAGTCGACGATCCGCGGGTATCAGAACGGCCTGAGGCTGTTCTGCTCCTACATCGCCGACCCCGACTACGGCTGGGACCGAGTCTGCGAGCAACGTTTCGGCACACACCCAGCGCAGGTGTTCTTCGCCTGGAACACCGCCCCCCACGTTCAGGACAACGAACAGAGTCCTGAGAAGCGCCCGTTCACCAAACAAGAGCTTCAGGACTTCTTCGACCACGCCGACGATCAGGTGACGCTGATCGCCAACACCAAGAAGAAGGGCTGGCTGCCGGCCTACCGCGATGCCGTGATGTTCAAGGTCGCCTACTCCTACGGAGTGCGATTCAACGAGCTGCGGCACCTGCAGACCGTCGACTTCTCCCGCAACCCGCACGCACCGGAGTTCGGCCGCTACGGCGTGGTGAAGGTCCGCTACGGCAAGGCCAAGAAGGGCTCCCCACCCAAACGCCGCACCGTGCTCACGGTCTTCGACTGGACACCAGACATCATCAGTGACTGGCTCACTCACGGGCAGCCCTACCTCGACGACGGCATCGACCTGTTCCCCAGTGAGCGCGGCGCCCTGGTCGCAGAACGAACCCTGCTGCGCAGATTCCGGCGGTACTGCAACGACCTCGAGCTGTCTTCAGGCCTGGATCTGCACTCGTTCCGGCGTTCCTACATCACCCACCTCATCGAAGACGGCTGGGACGCCAAGTTCGTCCAAGACCAGGCCGGCCACGAATACGCCAGCACCACATCGCTCTATACCGGCGTCTCGAGCGACTTCCGCACCCGCACCCTGCGCCGCGTCCTGGACCGGACCATCAAAGATGCCCTCTCCTTCGGAGAGGAGACCTCGTGAAACGCGACGTCGACTACACCTGGCGCCTCGCCGAGCTGATGGCCGCGCACGGCATGCACAACAGCACCGACCTCATCCCCCGTCTTGCTGAACGCGGAATACAGCTGTCCCGGCCCCAGGTCTACCGCATCGTGCACCAACGCCCCGAACGCGTCGCCCTGCAGTTGATGGCGGCACTGTGCGACATCCTCGGCTGCGGCGTCGAAGACCTAGTCACCGTCACGGCCACCGACGCTCGCAAGAAGAAGACCGCGTCGGGCACAACTGCACCACCCAACGTCGTCGAACTCAACAAGTCCATCCGACCCCGACGAGCACGAGTCATCACCGATGGCAACGATTAACCCCACACCGCGATCCATCACCCGCGGGCGACCACGCGTCACTACCGGCGCCCTCGAATGCAGCCGATGCCACCGCATGGCCAACAAGCTGCGGGTCTACTGGCCCGGAGATCAGCTCTGCCACAGCTGCTTCTACACCGCGATGCGCACCCACGGCATCTGTCCCATCTGTGGACACGATGGCGTCTTACCCGGCCGCTGCGACCGGATCGACTCTCGCCCGGTCTGCCTGACTTGCGCCGGTATCCCTGGCAACTTCACTTGCAAAACGTGCCAGGGCGAAGGCGAGATCTACCGCTCCGGCCAGTGCGCCCGCTGCGCCCTGCGCGAGGACCTGTGCAAAATTCTGCTGCACCATCCCGCCGACCTCGCCGCCATGCAAACGCTGATCGAAGTGCTCTGTGGCGTTGACCGACCCGAAAGCATCCTGACCTGGAAACGCAATATCCAAGTACTGGAGTTGCTCGGCGGGATCACCTCCGGCGCAATACCGCTGACCCACGACGGCCTGACCGCTGCAGGATCCGGCCGCCATATCGATCACCTGCGCAGCCTGCTGCAACACCACGGACTGCTCCCACAACGCGACGAACACCTGGCCCGCTTCGAAATCTGGCTAGCCGACAAACTCGAAACTATCGACTCCCCCGCTGTTCGCGCCCCGGTCGAACAGTTCGCGACCTGGCACCATCTCCGACGGCTCCGCAGCGAATCGAAACCCGGCCAATCCTCGGATGGGCCAAAGCGTTCCGCGAAACAAGAAATCACCGAGACCATTAAGTTTCTCACCTGGCTAGAACAGACCCACCTGCGCACCATCGCCAACTGCACACAACAAGACGTCGATGAATACCTCGCATCAGGCCCGACCACCCGCCACCTGATCCGAACATTCTTCATCTGGGCCAAGAAAAGCAAGCTCAACGTCGCGGTGCAGGTCGGCTTCCGAGAGGCGAGAACGACCCACACAATCACGCAGGATCAACGACTGGCCTGGCTCAAAGAACTGCTCACCGGCGACTCCGAAAGTCTGCCCTACCGCGTCGCCGGCGTGCTGCTCCTGCTCTACGCCCAACCACTCACCAAGGTCGCCGCGCTGCAGACCACGGCGATCTCCCAAGCTGACGGAGAGACCCGCATCGCGTTGGGCAAAGACCCCGTCCCCGTCCCGGAACCATTCGCCTCCCAGCTCAACTACCACCTTCGCCACCGCCCCAACCTGCGCACCGGCGGTGGAGCCATCGGATCGCCCTGGCTCTTCACCAGCAGCCGACCCGGCCGACACATTGACCCGCAGGCCATCATGCAGCGGCTGCGACGGCTCGGCATCAACCTGCAGGGGGCACGAAACACTGCCCTGCAGATGCTTGTTTCCGAAA
The sequence above is drawn from the Mycobacterium marseillense genome and encodes:
- a CDS encoding DUF6400 family protein, with the translated sequence MANLDFAYDLTLDEARRRSAVLDAIGDDWDPIAVLGEEQKAYDMLYSNLNEEQQRVYDELVRAGVLPERTADRAAD
- a CDS encoding tyrosine-type recombinase/integrase, with the protein product MDCATWSWTPAIVEEFFADLRGIKGRAQSTIRGYQNGLRLFCSYIADPDYGWDRVCEQRFGTHPAQVFFAWNTAPHVQDNEQSPEKRPFTKQELQDFFDHADDQVTLIANTKKKGWLPAYRDAVMFKVAYSYGVRFNELRHLQTVDFSRNPHAPEFGRYGVVKVRYGKAKKGSPPKRRTVLTVFDWTPDIISDWLTHGQPYLDDGIDLFPSERGALVAERTLLRRFRRYCNDLELSSGLDLHSFRRSYITHLIEDGWDAKFVQDQAGHEYASTTSLYTGVSSDFRTRTLRRVLDRTIKDALSFGEETS
- a CDS encoding helix-turn-helix domain-containing protein, which encodes MKRDVDYTWRLAELMAAHGMHNSTDLIPRLAERGIQLSRPQVYRIVHQRPERVALQLMAALCDILGCGVEDLVTVTATDARKKKTASGTTAPPNVVELNKSIRPRRARVITDGND